The Anomalospiza imberbis isolate Cuckoo-Finch-1a 21T00152 chromosome Z, ASM3175350v1, whole genome shotgun sequence genomic interval CTCATGGCCCACTGGGGCTCAGCTGTAGGGCTGCACTCACAACCCCTCAGCTGCAATAATACTTGTGATGGACTTCAGGCCAGACCTGGAAAGCACCTccaaattccagctccttcTTTCAAATTTTCTTACAGTTTATCATCCAGTCTCCAAAGCAAGCTGATTAACCATACACTAAAGGGTGTCCTTTCTCTTGTATTTCATAGTGACCTCTTCTATTACATCCAACTTTCTACAATTGCACAAGacattgattaaaaaaaaacccactgggTATTaacagaaaatggaagaaaaggcaGCATAAGCAGCCTTATGGTTATTCTAGAACAAGGTTATTCTCAAAATCTTCCAACATATGCCATACTGACGTTATTCACAATGAATAGAGTAGTGGGTGCATGCACCACTGCATTTTGGCAGACCCAATTAGACCAACTTCAATATTTGTATCTAACTTGTCAAATTGTCTGTATAACTAGTAATAGTTAATAGGGGCTCTTCATTAGCCCAGGCAATCAAGCAGTGATTCATCAGAAGCCAAACTTGCAATAAGTTACATTAGCACCCTGTGCCTCAAGGTTAGAGGATGTGCAGTGCCTGTGGTATAAACAAGCAGAAGGATGTTAAAGTAGGAATGGAGAAGCTTTTCTTCATTGCATTTAGTACAGATTGTTAAATAAAGGgactgaaaacattttcaccACTCTGCAAGAGTTCTTGACATTTTCACTGGCTTGAATCAAGTCTAAGTTTCAACCTTAAAAAGGcttgaaaagcaaaaatctcATTCAAATCAAACAACAGGGAGTCAATCAAATTATTTGTTTCAATAATTCTGAAGAGTTGTTACATTTCATCCATAGTACATGCTATAGATCATGTTTAGTGTCCACATAGGCAAATTCTCAAAGCTGTTCTTTAAATTGAAATGTTTacttttacactttttttttctggtactGGTAGTCTCGTTGAAAGGGATCTTTATGCTCAACCAGTTTGTGTTTTAATGACTCAAgtattttcctctgaaaaagtaattttaaaactattcagccagctgtgcttctATTGATATGACTGAAGGGTACCTTTTTGCAAGGCTGCTCTTCTGAAACAGTCATCCCATAATCAAAGGATATTGAAGGAGATGTCATATATTAAGTAAAATGGGAGGAAATTGAAGTACCTTCTTCGTGGCACAGGCCTTACAATTACTTTACTGTATCTTGACTCCACTAGAAATAGAGTTTAAAATCATAGTACTATCAGCTAcccaaaaaaaaattgatttacaGAGGTACATGTTTGCTCTAGTCATTTCATATCTTTGCATTGTTAGCAATTGCTAGGGCACAGCTTCATTTACTGAATTGTGGACATAGCACATCCAGTGAGTGCCACAAAGGTTCTGAAATCAAATGCCATTCACAACAAAATTGCCCAATTATATCTTTGAAGAGCTGATTGTGTTTGAAAAATGCGCATTGTACTTGAAAATAGCAATAGCATGAACACGATGAGGAATATCACATTATTGATGAGattattttgctgtaaagggAAGAGTCAGGCAACTTAGAGCCATCCCATTTTAAGAGAAACATGCTGGGATGATCCCACATCACCCACACTACAAAGTTATATTTCCCACTTAGCTCTCTCTGACTCATTTCTTAAGGATTTTTATCAGTCTCCTTTCAAttcccttttcattttcttcatgaCTCAATGAGGAAGACAATACAGTATAAATTAATCCAGTTTTGTCCTCATATAACTCTTCTTCTGAGAAATAATTGTCTTCACAACCTGAGATTGCCTTCATAGCAgagtgaacaaaaaaaaaaaaaaaaaaaaaaaaaaaaaaaaaaaaagaaaatagcacATTTTAATGTAGCAAGGAAGGACACAGGCTCTTTAGGACAGGCAGAAAAGGTGAGGAGGGCTCACCTTCTATGTCAATGACAGCTGGAGTGAAGGGAGCTCTCCTGGGGATGGATGAGGAGCTGTCTGAAATTTAAGGATGATCAAGATTTAAGGAAGGTGAGCAGATGAAAGGTGACTTTATTGCGTTCTGCTCCAGGCCATCCCACAAGGAAGACTGAGGGTATGATTCCCTCTACATGCAAATAAAAGCAGCCTCTCATTTCCAAGCCCTGTTTGTTATAGGGGATTTCAACCATCCTGAAATCTGTTGGAGGGGCAACACAGCAGGAATAAGCAAGCCAGGAGGTTCCTGGAATGCAATAATGATGCCTTCCTTCTCCAAAgaataaaggagaaagaatgaGAGTAGCAGTGCTCGATCTTGTTCTAACCAACAAGGAGGGGCTGGTGGAGAATGTGAAGCTCAAGGGCAGCCTGGCCTGAAGGGACCATGAAATGTTGCAGTTTGAGATCCTTAGGGCAAAGAAGAGAGGGCATGGAAAGCTCAGTACCTTGGGCTTAGAAGAGCAGACTTTGGCCTCTTCAGGGACCTGCTTGGTAGAGTCCCATCAGGGGAAAAGTGCAGCCCAGTAAAACTGATTGATATTCCAGGATCACCTCCTCTGAGCTCAGGAGCAAAGCATCTCAACAGAAAGGAAGGCAGGCATAAACACCAGAAGGCCTGTGTGGATGAACAAGATGCTCCTGGACAAACTCaagacacagaaagaaagaCTACAGAGGGTGGAAGCAGAGACAGAATGTCTTGGAGGAATACAGAAAGACTGTCTAAGCAGACAAGAATCAGCTTAGGAACCCTGAAAGAAATCAACCTGACCAGGGATGTTGAGGGCAACAAGAAAACCTATAGATGTATTGATGATAAAAGGATGACTGGGAAAAATGTGAGTCTTCTCTGGAAGGAAACAGGAGACCTGGTTACTTGGGACATAGAGAAGATTGAGGTACTCCATGCCTTTTTTGTCTCAGTGTTCACCAGCGAGGTCTCCAGCCACACCACCCAAGTCACACGAGGCACAGGCAGGGACTGGGGGAATGAACTGTCCACTGCAGGAAAAGATCAGGTTCCAGAACATCTATGGAACCTGAAGGTGCACAAACCAGTGGGATCTGATGAGATCCTGAGAGTACTGGCAGATTAAGTGGCTGAGCCACTCTCCATCACTTTTCAAAAGTTGTGGCAGCCCAGTGGTCTTCTCACTgattggaaaagggaaaacataaCCTCCACTGGTAATAAGAGAGATATGGAAGACACAGGGAGCTACAGACCAGTCAGTCTCCCGTGTGCCCAGCAAGATCCTGGGAACTGTGCTAAGACCCTGAGACAGCCAACATGGCTTCACTGAGAGCAAACCATGCCTGATAAATACAGTGGCTTTCTATGATGGGTTACAGCAGTGGTGgatgagggaagagctgctgacaTCATCTACCTGGACTGGTGCAAAGCATTTGACAGTGAAACCCTTGACTCtcagggtggtgaggccctggcataAGTTGTCCAAAGAAGTTGTgactgccctggatccctgaagtgtccaaggccaggctggatggggcttggagaaacatgggatagtggaaggtgtcctgaACCAGAGTACAGCGTTTGTAACTAGATGATcttttaaattcccttccaacccaaaccatcttGTTACTTTATGAAATCTTTAAAACTCTATCCTTCTGCCGAGATCCAAAAGgtgacagaaaataaatgaatacaacagttaatttttttcctaatgtttgTTATAAATTAAAGTTCCATTCTAGGAAAATAGCCTACTCAAAGCAAGGATTCTTAATGGTTTTGTGTGTCTTCAATTAACATATCATTGTTATGCATTTTCCTTAATCCAAACGTAAACCATTAAGTTATTAGAATATTAGTCACccaactgaaatgaaaaagttGCGTGACTAGTCATGATTTGTCAgttttctgtttattatttatGCATTTTCTAAACAAATTGGCATAAAACAGTAATAGCCCATGACATGGTGGATGCTTGGAGATACCTCTGGCTAGCCCTATCTCCTGGCCCATGCCAAGAGTGGTCGCTCCCTCTCTGCCCCTAGGGTCGGTCTGGGTAGCGGTGTGAGCAGTGCTGCTTGGTACCCTGAAACAGCAAGGCTGCTCTCTGTGGCTGCTGTTTTTAATCTGCGTCGAGAATCCGAGGCGAAGGAATAAGAGGGGACACTTGTATGGGTTCCCAAAAGACTTAACTCTTGAGAGGAGCCAAGGAAAAGCGACAAAGAATACAGGCTTGTACCAACTTAAATATGGGGGAGGTTACAAGGGGAGGATACAAACTTCAACCAACTGCAGGACACCTGGGGAGGAGCACAGAGTGGGGAACACATTATGACAGCCAATGGGGGGCAACAGGGAAGGAGAATAGTTTAAACATACCAATGGGGTTTCAAGAGATACAGGAGAGACACAGAAGATTTTAGGAATAAAGGTAAGACTACAGTGACAGACAAGAGAGGAGGGCAGGGTTTCACTGACTGAGAGGGAAGGATGCAGAATAAAAGGCTGGTCTTTGGGGAGATGGACAGGGAAATGGGAGGGTACAACTCTGGGTTAAACCAAACATGCATGGGGGTCAACCGAAACAAACCATGTTGAACTTACAACAGAAAAACATGTCACCAAAGCCCATAAGcataaaaaaagagattttttttttcccgatGGCTTCTGAAATTTTATATCTACTTTAACTCTAATTAATATCTCTCTGGTGTTCCTGGTTCCCTCGCTTGAAAAAGAATAGGAGTTACCCAATTCTGCATACGGCAAAGATATTAAATGGGTGATTATTACAGGCATATCAAAGGTTAATTGTACAAGAGGACTAGGTAAATGCATTCCAgttctgcaaatatttaaatgtataaaatgCCCAACTATGTTTAAtcaaaaaagaaatgaagagaTGATCTGAGAATTCCTGGAAGACTGCTAATTAATGATCCCTTCCTGTATTTAAATCACTATTAATTTAATTCTCAGAAGTATTCATCGTTCAAACATATATTTGACTAAGTAATCATAGAAGGTAGTAATAAGACTTGTGGATTCCCTCATCAATCTTGTATACAACCCCAGATTAAAGGAGTTTAGGAAACCCATGGAATAGATTATGGAAAGAAACATGTCAGATTAGACAGATCCAGACCACAGATATTTTGCATTGAATAGTTATAATTCAGTATTTGTAGACCATGTAATTCCAGAGGCTCTGAAACTCCATGTTTATTCACTAGAAAGGTATCTAGAAATTAGGACGCTGAAATAATTTGGATAATCTTCTTGGTCTAATTTGACTGCTAATTCAGGAGAATATAACTTTCTTCTGGAATCTTAAATCTTTACAATAATCAAGActcacagaaataaatttctgtTCTAAATGTAACAGGCAGGTTTGGACATCACAGACACTTACAGAGTTCTCATAAATGTTACTCATACTTCCAGACTTAAGCAAGATTAACAGTATGAGAAGCCAGAATCCATACCATTCCCAAGGATCAAAACACTTGTCTTTTGAACAGGAGTTTTGgattttctttaaacaaaacaaaacaaaaaatcaactCCTTCAACTCTTAAATCTTAGagaagctttaaaataaatacaggaaATCTCTTTTCATGAAAGTAGTATTTTTGCTAGTAAAGGGCATCCTTTTGCCACAGTGTCAGTGCTATGAAACCTCTGCTTGAGGACACGTGCAAAAAAGACACCTGAGCAATTAGCAATGCTAAAGCTGAAGGGCAACTTGGAGTTTTTTCCCTCAATGCTATTAGCAAAgagatggaagaagaaaattactcAGTTTAATGCAAAACACAGAATGTTGCTCCAATGAGAATCTTCTGAAAGGTGCTAAAACAGTTTCCGTGAGCAAATCTACATACCCATAGGGACAGTGATGATTTCCAAGGAGAGGACAACAGGCAGCAGACTCCTTCCTACTTGAAAGTCAGTGGTAAAATTCTCAGAGGTATCAGTGAGGACAAGATCAGGCCAGCAGCAAATTCTTTTGAAAACTGCATCCTACAAAACCCCCACTGATGGTGTGACTATGCCACACATAAACAGTACCCAGGGAACCCCTTGGAAAACCTCTAGCTAAGTTATAGAGGtgtaggaaaagaaacaaaatcagaaaacagagaaacaaagggCTGCACACCTTCCAAGCACTACCTTGGGAATTGCTTTCATGTGCATGTTATGAGTAAGGTGTGGATGTTAGCTCATGCAAATGAGGAGGAGTTGTTGAGTGTGGTGGCAAGAGGTTCTCTTGGGGTTGGTGGTTCTTTTGACACATACTTTTGTTGTTCCGCTGTGGTTTTGGACCCTTTTGTGCTCTCCCTTCAATCCTCCCCGGTGCAATGGCTGCTTGGCCGCCCTGGGTGGCAGGACTGCGGGGCCATGTGCGGGAGGATGCGTGCTGCCCCTGAGGGAAGCAGGGGACACGCGCTGCTGGGAGGCCTGGCAGGCTAGCACTGCACCACCAACAAGGAGGCGATAAGAGCTCCACCGATGAAAGGCACGGAATGATGTATAAGGACTGCTCATGAATAttaatgaggctgatgctgctggTGGGATCTCAGTCAGTGGGTGTAGAGTGGGGCTGATGGACTGTTCTGCAGGATTCCTGAGAAGAGAGGGGGAAGAAATGCAGCAGCTGCGGGTATCACTGGAAGAGATTAAAATTGCTCTTTGTAAAACATGTACCAAATGCACACAAATAATGATTACCAAGCCAAGCCGGCCGGAATGTGCTGTATTCCATGTTGTCATAAATGGTGGGCAAGCTCTTAAGTGATTTTAGCTTTATTGGAAACAGTCTAGGTAGAGGACTCGTCGGAATGTGCACACACCACTGCTGCTCCCGAGATGGCAtgggggaggaagaggatgtCTCTAAGTAGACACTTATTGGCTTCAGGTTCATGGTCACTATACTGTTCTTGGGCTGCTGTTAGGGTGACAAAGCCAAAAAGTTCTCACTGGGGTTTTGATGTTGTCTTATGTTTTCTCTGGTCAGAGGTgttattttaattcttcattTGCATGGTGGCTTGTTGTTCTAAGGGTTTTCATTAGGTAATTCTTTTTTGCTAAATTTTATGGGAGTTTCATATTTGCTTATTAGGTGACGTAATCCTCTTCTTTATGATCTTAGGTGGTTCACCGTTTTAGATGAGAGTGGGAGCAGCGGGGGCAATACCCAACCGTAAGGCGGATTTACATAATTACAAAACATTCAACAAATAAGTAAGGGGGGCTGACATAACTATGGAATATCTAACAAACAATTTATAACTACCATTGGAACTTTATATTAACTTCTTTAACAATGTATTCTCTACAGTGTGGGCCCGGCTGCGCCAGAGGCAGGCAGGAGCgcggcagggctggcagcagcaggtagAGGCCGCAGAGAGCAGCGGCACAGCCGGGTCCGCTGTGGacgggcagggagcagctggccCTGCTGCGTCTCCCGGGCAGCCCTCAGCCGTGTCTGCACCcacagggcaggagcagaggcaaAGGTCAGCCATAGCAGCATCTCACCGTGCCCAGGGCCACAGCACTCcgtgcccagctgcagcaggagccacTCACCTCTGATGCTCCAGAACTTCCCAAAGAGGAGGGGCCCGGCCCACAAGACACCCTGAAGCCCATCAGCTAGATTAGCTACCGGTGCTTCAAACGGCAGTGCAGATGGCGAAGATTGAGGAGGAGAAGATGGGGCTCTTTCTGGGCCATGCGGTGCCAGCTCTGATTGCTCTGCCTTCTCCTTGAGCCTTTTGGTTCTTTTCCCCAAGTCCTGATATCCATCCTCAAGCAATGGGTCCCAGAGCCCTTTCCAGGGCTGCAATAAAAGCTCCCTCAGCCATGAGAGTTGAAAGAGTTAAAAGACAGTGATAGAGTctactctaaaaaaaaaattacaaatttttcCACCTGTTTGCAAAAGTTGCCACAAATTCTCCagtttattaaaacaaaacaaaacaaaaaaaagcagttcattatggaaagacagaaatctcatctgttggggaagatgaaataagaaaaccttataaatatgattgcctggcaaaagatttggaaaatacagacattgagatgagaactagatttgaaatagcaaaccttgactactgaataactagaaaacaatagtatagccaggctgaaagcaacccccctttctgattaaacaatgccctttacctgcagataggtccaagggtcaaatggaatgctctgtctcacccccaatgtatggttcatcccacacctgtaaccctcccctgaagtatcaggtatctgtgaccccattggcccaagtcctgttccagcccaccttgaagccccctgataaggtgtgcccgagggaccggacgctctcttggaccttcctctcttggaccttcccctgggaccctcacctggaaccctcgccctctctctctctccctctccccctgggcctgccacgagttgcacctggcaactccaagcagggcctttcccccttttaataaaccatatcttctaagacctgacttcagaaatctctcatccatccaaaccgtcctggagacccgcgcTCGTTACACTCATCCATAAAGCATAGGTGGATTTTAGGAAAGAGAGGTGGCCCACacggtgctgctggcagagccgGCTGCTGCCTACTCAGGGCTCAGGTAGGCACCTGAGCTACCTCGCTGCACGGCCAGAGCCATCTCGATGCTGCAGTGCAGGCCAAAGGCGCCGCTCAGCCAGAAGCTGCAGGATTTGCCGGAGGGCAGCGCCGTGAGCTGGCAGTGGTGCGAGTGCGGCAAGAGCAGCCAGGTTGACGCCAACAACGTTTGCACCCAGCGGGTGACTTTCTCTGGGTCCGAGTATGAGCCCGTGCAGAGGGTGTCCATCAGGTACCACTCCTGATCCCTGGGCAGCTGGCCACCAGAGGCGTGGAGAAAGCACCggtgccccagcagctgctccccggagcacaggcactccagcGCCACACGGATGTGCCTGGCTGGCGGCCGCTTCgtgctctccaggctgaagtAGTGGCCTGGCGGTGGCCGCAGGATGACCAGCGTGCGGTAGGTGCTGCTGTTCTCCTGGACGCTGCAGGCTGTGGGGCTGGTGTCCATCACAGCAGCTGGGTGCAGCTCCGGCGTAAAGTTCCTCTGGGAGAGCACTCGGCAGACAGCGAGGAGCTCGtccaccagctcctgcagcaccttTGTGCTGGGCAGGCCCtgctgcagaatcacagaatcacagaacagctgaGCTTGGGAGTGACCTTTAAGGACCATCCAGTGTGACCCCAcagcaatgagcagggacactctcacctagatcaggttgctcacagcCCACTCCAGCCTTATCCTGGATGTGCCCTTTGGAGatgggctgggcacagccaaAGTGCTGCCACCCTGCCTGCACCCTTGACCTTCTCATGTTCACTGACCTCCTCTTTGCTGCTGGATCCCGcctgcctcctcctgctggcagagccacGCTTTCTGCTCCTGACCAGACAGCAGCCCATGGCAAGAACCAGAACCAGGGCTGCTGCACCGACCCAAAGAAGCCACTGCTTTTCCAGTGCAGAACAGAGTAGGGCTTCCATGATGCCACTGTTCCCCTCAATATCCTGCAGGAGCCAAATCATCTCCTGGTGCAAATATTCCTCACACTTCAGCATCCATTTGGCATCATCCTTTTCAATTTGGAGATTCACCTTCTGCCCAGCGTGGGTGGCTAACAGGGCCAGGATGAAGGCCACCGTTGGAGACATGGCCTGGTGGGAGAAAGGGGGCTCAGCATgtctggctgggatggagcagggggctggtggcacctggaATGTCCCCAGAGCCTCTCTGGGCACCTGCCACGCTGACAGCCCAAGCCcctcttcccccagccctgaggACAGTGCCCTGCCCTGAGGGTCCCAGCTCTCACTCTGGCTTTAAACCCCCAGGgcaccttccccagcccccaTCCAACCCAGCATTCCCCCTGCGTGTGCACTCACTGGCTGCCAGAATCCAGctgcccgctgctgcccctggACACAGGTACCAGCATGACCtgtcctctgtgatgtcacagccagcagaaCCATGTCACTCAGCTGCCAAGCTGGCCGTGCCCCTGCTCACAGCTCCCACTGTCACCCGTGCCCTGGCATGTCACAGCCCCAGAGCCACAACTCCCAGCCCACAAGCCCCAGCCTTGGTCCCCACTGCCGGCCTCAGCGGCTCCTGGGCATCCTCACCCTGGGTGCAAAGCCAGCCACAGGAGCCCCCCAGGGCGCTCTGGATCCAGGCTGCAGACACCCTAAAGCCATCCCTGAAAGGGACATGGATGGGGACTGGAGCTGGATTCCCCAGTGCTCACTACCCCTGACTGCCCTCCAGGTGAACCTAAACCTCACCTGTTGCAATTTGAGcacatttcctctcctcctgtcccttgttTCTTGGGAGAAGAAATCCATCCTCACCCAGCTACAGCCTCATGTCTGAGAGTTGTAGAATTTGGGTGGAGCACTCAGCAGCAAACAAAGGGCAAATCAACACCTGAGTGTTGGGGATTTCTTGGCAGTGCCCCGCTGCTCTCTGGTGCAATGTCGCTGCCATGCTTCTGGAAGAACGGGGACGTTTTGCTCAAAGCCTTTCTTGTTTGTTTATCTGTCCCAACTCTGCACACTTAGATATGAGACTGCTGAAGTTCATTCTTGGCAGCACACATGATTCTGGGCTTAACATTCAAATAGCTCCAGTCTTTGGACAGTCCACACCTAACCTGAGTTAAAGCATAGGAATGGTACATTCCTGGGAAGAACACTCCCGCtttcccataaaaatccccTCATTTCAGGCTCATTTAGAGTTAAAAGTTTCTTAaaatttagaattattttaagGGAACTGCATTcatataaaattactttttttcacAACATTTCCTATCCAATGCAACTTAAAACTTCCAGTAATTTGGAGAAATAAAGGTGTAGGAGACAACCAACACCAAGAAGGCAGACACTTAGAAATACAGAACACAACAGAAGTCCTTGGAGATGGTTCAATAGAAAATGTCACCAGAGAGaccagagcccagagctgctcacTGCCACCACAGGGGTTCCTCATTCCCCTGCTGGTTTGTGTCTCATCCCTGATGGGCTCCCTCTGCCCCTTCAGCcaacacagccctgcctggaaaGGGCTCTGTGCTCTGGGTGTTCCCAGCTTGCTCCAGACTACATTCTTAGCAGCACTGAAAGAAGAGGTCAAACAAAGAGCTGTTTTCTGTCCCGCCTGGAAACTCTCCTCCTTCAGTGCCACTGTCAGAGCTCCTCCCTCTGTCAGCTTGGCACTGTGCCTGCTGCATCCTCATCCCTGTCCCTTCCATCAGCAGGAACTCCTGCACATCAGCACTCACACTGTCCCACATCATGAACAGAGAGAGCTGTGTCAGAAGAGCAAAGATTGCATTTTCTTGCCATTTATAACACACACAAGAAATATGAGTGACAACAACTGCTTCTTAAACACAATAGAAGATATTCGATTCATGTGAAATTCAGTTAAAGATACAGTCTTGATATCTAAGCTTCCAACTAAATGCACTGGTACTGAGTTTTATGAGTGGCATCTGCGTTTCAACTAGAGTGTGTTTTGTGGTCCAGAAATTTGTTTAGTTTCATTGTTTTATGTCTTTTGGCAAACCATTTGTCTGGAGGGTGGAACATGCCATACACACAGCAAGTCCCCAATAGGAAGACACTCTCAGTTTACCTGAAATCATTAATTTCTAGAGTCAGTTTTGGATGGAAGGTATGTTGAAGGCcagcccaggacacggttgGATTTCTGGGCTGCAACTGCAGCACTGTAGAACCTGGTGACATTCCCATGGCCCCCCATGTTGAgtttgtccaggtccctctggatggtaTCTGATCCCTCAGATGTGTCAACCATACCAGTCAGCCTGGTGTGTGATCTGTGTATTTTTTCCTGGGTTTGGGGATTCTTTGATGGGTTGAATAGTTGAGTTTGGTTCTGTTCTTTAGTGATTATTTTTAAGCACAGCTGCCAGATCCCCATGTATGATCAGTGTCCATATGAACCCTACTTCTGCTATTGTCTCCTCTTGCTCTGACTGGTTTCATGgtcctttccctttcttcctgccCTCCTTTTCTATCACTCTTCTCTGCATTCATGCCAAAGTCTCTTTTCTGCAGTCAATTGAATGAATTTAATTGGCTGTAGTTTCAGGTTGTCAGGCACAATTGCAATTTCCTTAGCTCTCTGATAAAGGTGTGGTCAATCTTCCACTTCCGACTCAGTGCAGTCATAATGGGCTGACCTCACTGGCTgactctgctgtccccaggggatgcATTGTGACACCAAACCCCTCAGGGCTCGAATTTGGGGGAGAGTGGGCTCAGAGTGCCTTGAGCCTGTGAGAAACAAGCTAGTGGGAATTGGCTTTCGCAAAGTATTATATTAATTGatattaaatattataaaattGTTAATATTAAGATCGTACTATATGTTATAAAGTGGTTAATGTTGTTACAA includes:
- the LOC137464431 gene encoding inositol 1,4,5-trisphosphate receptor-interacting protein-like 1 isoform X2, which produces MSPTVAFILALLATHAGQKVNLQIEKDDAKWMLKCEEYLHQEMIWLLQDIEGNSGIMEALLCSALEKQWLLWVGAAALVLVLAMGCCLVRSRKRGSASRRRQAGSSSKEEGLPSTKVLQELVDELLAVCRVLSQRNFTPELHPAAVMDTSPTACSVQENSSTYRTLVILRPPPGHYFSLESTKRPPARHIRVALECLCSGEQLLGHRCFLHASGGQLPRDQEWYLMDTLCTGSYSDPEKVTRWVQTLLASTWLLLPHSHHCQLTALPSGKSCSFWLSGAFGLHCSIEMALAVQRGSSGAYLSPE
- the LOC137464431 gene encoding inositol 1,4,5-trisphosphate receptor-interacting protein-like 1 isoform X1, yielding MSPTVAFILALLATHAGQKVNLQIEKDDAKWMLKCEEYLHQEMIWLLQDIEGNSGIMEALLCSALEKQWLLWVGAAALVLVLAMGCCLVRSRKRGSASRRRQAGSSSKEEQGLPSTKVLQELVDELLAVCRVLSQRNFTPELHPAAVMDTSPTACSVQENSSTYRTLVILRPPPGHYFSLESTKRPPARHIRVALECLCSGEQLLGHRCFLHASGGQLPRDQEWYLMDTLCTGSYSDPEKVTRWVQTLLASTWLLLPHSHHCQLTALPSGKSCSFWLSGAFGLHCSIEMALAVQRGSSGAYLSPE